From Desulfotignum phosphitoxidans DSM 13687:
AATTGTATGTCAAGGGTAAAACAACCGGCTGTTTGCGCGTATCACCGCAGGACAGCGGCTCATTTTTTTTTGAGATGGGGCTGTTCACGGGATTGAATTATATGCTAATGTAACTGACTTTAAAAAAAATAAAACGATCTGAGGAAAAGGAAAAATGAGAAAAAATAAAGGGTTGGCCATGGCAGGGCTGATTGCCTGCTGCGTGTTGCTGTTTTGTGCCGGGGTCGGGGCGGAACCCGGGCGGTTTTCTGTTTCCGGAGGATATGGAAAAAGCACCGACAATATCGATATTTTCCGTATCGGGGGGCAGAAACCATTTTTTTTCCGATGGTTTGAATCTTCCACAGGAAGCCTGTCCGGTTATTATGAGCTGTCATACAATGTATGGGATAAATCCGGAGACACCACCCATGGGGTGGCATTTTCTCCGGTGTTTGTTTATTGTTTCAACCTGACTGATTTTCAACACATCATCCCTTATGTGGAAGCGGGCATCGGCGCCGCATATATTGATGACTATCACATTGCCGGCCGGAACCTGTCCAGCCATTTTCAGTTTGAAGACCGCATCGGCATCGGGGTGCAGATGCACCGGATGGATTTCAAGTTCGGATACATGCATTATTCCAATGCAGACCTGAAATCTCCCAATGATGGCATCGATATTTTCATAGGGACGGTGGCATGGCGGTTCTGATTTTAAAAAAAACGGTATTTCAAACCGTTTGAAAGGGTATGCCTTTTAAAACTTAGGTTAAAATGGATCATTATTATAAAGAACGGTTCCATGTTCAACAGGATCTGATCAAAAAAATTGCGCCATTGACG
This genomic window contains:
- a CDS encoding acyloxyacyl hydrolase — encoded protein: MRKNKGLAMAGLIACCVLLFCAGVGAEPGRFSVSGGYGKSTDNIDIFRIGGQKPFFFRWFESSTGSLSGYYELSYNVWDKSGDTTHGVAFSPVFVYCFNLTDFQHIIPYVEAGIGAAYIDDYHIAGRNLSSHFQFEDRIGIGVQMHRMDFKFGYMHYSNADLKSPNDGIDIFIGTVAWRF